A window of the Aquimarina spinulae genome harbors these coding sequences:
- a CDS encoding TIGR00266 family protein: protein MTAHEIDYEIIGEEMQYVEIELDPQEGVIAEAGSFMMMDDGIKMDTIFGDGSAKDTGVLGKIFGAGKRLLTGESLFMTAFYNQVGGKKKVSFASPYPGKIIPVDLTNYGGKFICQKDAFLCAAKGVSVGIEFSRKLGRGLFGGEGFIMQKLEGDGMAFVHAGGTTSRKELQSGEKLKVDTGCIIGFSKGVQYDIEFVGGIKNTIFGGEGLFFATLTGPGVVYIQSLPFSRLANRVLALAPRGGGKSKGEGSILGGLGDLLDGDNSF, encoded by the coding sequence ATGACAGCACACGAAATCGACTACGAAATTATTGGTGAAGAAATGCAATATGTAGAGATAGAGTTAGATCCACAAGAGGGGGTGATTGCAGAAGCAGGAAGTTTTATGATGATGGATGATGGCATAAAGATGGACACGATTTTTGGTGATGGCTCTGCAAAAGATACTGGAGTTCTAGGCAAAATATTTGGAGCTGGTAAACGATTGCTAACAGGGGAAAGCTTGTTTATGACGGCTTTTTATAATCAGGTAGGGGGGAAAAAGAAAGTAAGTTTTGCTTCTCCATATCCGGGAAAGATTATACCTGTAGATCTAACTAATTATGGAGGGAAATTTATTTGTCAAAAAGATGCATTTTTATGTGCGGCCAAAGGAGTTTCTGTCGGAATAGAGTTTTCTAGAAAATTAGGTAGAGGACTATTTGGTGGCGAAGGTTTTATTATGCAAAAATTAGAGGGCGATGGTATGGCCTTTGTTCATGCAGGTGGGACTACATCTAGAAAAGAACTACAGTCTGGCGAAAAACTAAAAGTAGATACAGGTTGTATTATTGGATTTTCTAAGGGAGTACAATATGATATAGAATTTGTAGGTGGGATTAAGAATACTATTTTTGGAGGAGAAGGATTGTTTTTTGCTACATTAACTGGTCCAGGAGTTGTGTATATACAATCTTTACCATTTAGCAGACTTGCTAATAGAGTATTGGCATTGGCCCCCAGAGGAGGAGGGAAAAGTAAAGGCGAAGGTAGTATTCTAGGTGGTTTAGGAGATCTTTTAGATGGCGATAACAGTTTTTAA
- a CDS encoding LysR substrate-binding domain-containing protein, producing MTITQLKYVLAVAEHKNFTKAAEKTFVTQPTLSMQIQKLEEELDILIFDRSKKPIELTEVGNKLVQQAKNIVNESERIQDIVDQQKGFIGGEFKLGVIPTVMPTLLPMFLNNFIKKYPKVKLKIEELHTEAIIERLLDGHLDAAIAATPLENENIKERVLYYEPFVGYIPSTHRLNQKKKIDITDLDIDDMLLLEDGHCFRDGIINLCKTKKSYEEDHFQLESGSFETLVKLANEGLGMTLLPYLHTLDIKNDEKSNLHYFNEPSPAREVSLIFNKSELKMQIIDALHSTIAGVVKGAITFQNVKIISPMAKIKSD from the coding sequence ATGACCATAACACAATTAAAATATGTTTTAGCGGTAGCAGAACACAAAAACTTTACGAAGGCTGCAGAAAAAACTTTTGTGACACAACCTACACTAAGTATGCAAATTCAAAAGCTTGAAGAAGAGTTAGATATTCTCATCTTTGATCGTAGTAAAAAACCTATTGAACTTACAGAAGTTGGTAACAAGCTTGTTCAACAAGCAAAAAATATTGTAAATGAAAGTGAACGAATTCAGGATATTGTAGATCAACAAAAGGGTTTCATTGGTGGTGAATTCAAATTAGGGGTTATTCCTACTGTAATGCCTACTCTTTTGCCTATGTTTTTAAACAATTTTATAAAAAAATATCCAAAGGTAAAATTAAAAATAGAGGAGTTACATACAGAAGCTATAATTGAGCGTCTTCTTGATGGTCATCTGGATGCTGCTATTGCGGCAACTCCTTTAGAAAACGAAAACATAAAAGAACGTGTTTTATACTACGAACCATTTGTAGGATATATTCCTTCTACTCATAGACTTAATCAGAAGAAAAAAATTGATATTACTGATCTTGATATCGATGATATGCTTCTTCTTGAGGACGGTCATTGTTTTAGAGATGGGATTATTAACCTCTGTAAGACCAAGAAAAGTTATGAGGAGGATCATTTTCAATTAGAAAGTGGAAGTTTTGAGACACTTGTAAAGCTGGCAAATGAAGGTTTGGGAATGACACTTCTACCCTATTTACATACCTTAGATATAAAAAATGATGAAAAAAGTAATCTTCACTACTTTAATGAGCCTTCTCCTGCACGAGAAGTGAGTTTAATTTTTAATAAAAGTGAACTAAAAATGCAAATTATTGATGCTTTGCATTCTACTATTGCTGGTGTTGTAAAAGGAGCTATTACTTTTCAAAACGTAAAAATCATTAGCCCTATGGCAAAAATAAAAAGCGACTAG
- a CDS encoding DUF2141 domain-containing protein, which translates to MKTLALLAALLVSNFLLHAQEKTKGVTITVTVPNITSSQGEVIFGLYDENTFMKAAPIKGEKSTIVDGVAKITFSNVPEGVFAITCFHDVNGNNRMDFEPGGMPKEDYGVSNNNMSYGPPMWSEAKFEVTSENLELEIKM; encoded by the coding sequence ATGAAAACTCTAGCATTATTAGCAGCGCTTTTAGTTTCTAACTTTCTTCTTCACGCTCAAGAAAAAACTAAAGGAGTAACCATTACAGTAACCGTTCCCAATATAACAAGTTCTCAAGGAGAAGTTATTTTCGGGCTTTATGATGAAAATACTTTTATGAAAGCTGCCCCAATCAAAGGTGAAAAAAGTACAATTGTAGATGGTGTAGCAAAAATTACTTTTTCTAATGTTCCCGAAGGAGTATTTGCCATTACATGTTTTCATGATGTGAATGGAAATAATCGAATGGATTTTGAACCTGGCGGAATGCCAAAAGAAGATTATGGTGTGTCTAACAATAATATGAGCTATGGACCACCTATGTGGAGTGAAGCAAAATTTGAAGTGACTTCAGAAAACCTAGAACTAGAAATCAAAATGTAA
- a CDS encoding HupE/UreJ family protein, translated as MLVSITANATHGVDDETQSFLLGNKGIAFGPFLYIGAKHMITGYDHLLFLVGVIFFLYRTKEILLYVSFFTIGHSFTLLLGVMADINVNAFLIDAIIALSIVYKGFDNLGGFKQFFKKQPNTKIAVLIFGLFHGFGLATKLQEFNFDKEGLFVNLIGFNIGVEIGQFLALGLVLILLGVWRRYNSYVKFSNLTNIILMAAGFLLFGFQMTGYFMT; from the coding sequence ATGCTAGTTTCAATAACCGCAAACGCTACGCATGGTGTTGATGATGAGACGCAGTCTTTCTTATTAGGAAATAAAGGAATTGCTTTTGGTCCGTTTTTATATATCGGTGCAAAACATATGATAACAGGATATGACCACCTACTTTTTCTGGTAGGGGTCATTTTCTTTTTATATAGAACAAAAGAAATACTATTATATGTAAGTTTTTTTACAATCGGTCATAGTTTTACCCTATTACTTGGTGTAATGGCAGATATTAATGTAAATGCATTTTTAATAGACGCCATTATCGCATTATCGATTGTATATAAAGGATTTGATAACCTAGGAGGATTTAAACAATTTTTCAAGAAACAACCCAATACCAAAATAGCGGTATTAATTTTTGGATTATTTCATGGTTTTGGATTAGCGACCAAATTACAAGAATTTAATTTTGATAAAGAAGGGCTTTTTGTAAATCTAATCGGTTTTAATATAGGTGTAGAAATAGGACAGTTTTTAGCCTTAGGATTAGTTCTTATACTTTTAGGAGTTTGGAGAAGGTATAATAGTTACGTTAAATTCTCTAACCTTACCAATATAATTCTTATGGCTGCAGGCTTTTTGTTGTTTGGATTTCAAATGACAGGATATTTCATGACATAA
- a CDS encoding ankyrin repeat domain-containing protein: MTEFNSLDISDINQIKERIAQGIDINITDSYGETMLHKAAYYEEIDVVKLLIEEGININAVNSNGATALIKASDRSEEISQYLIENGADVTRKEGKEYDGCSALHYAARKGLRNLVKLLLLNGAKVDEFSNNKETPFNEAIHFNQIECADILLANGANIDNRYDSMYHKDIGSLHFAINGGYVYSKNLAKYLITNNADVMLKNGEGISVLHLAAQDQNNVLTIQLLNATPNINAVDANGKTIMHHAAFNRNISVLKKVLKTKEIDLNIKDNDGHPPLYYAENEKNAALIIAAGAIYDDSKKASELFMNLYSEYLNKEIITKELMKIK, encoded by the coding sequence ATGACAGAATTTAACAGTTTAGACATATCAGATATTAATCAAATTAAAGAGAGAATTGCCCAAGGAATTGATATTAATATAACCGACTCCTATGGTGAAACTATGCTTCACAAGGCCGCTTATTATGAAGAAATAGATGTTGTAAAATTGCTTATTGAAGAAGGTATCAATATCAATGCAGTAAATAGTAATGGTGCAACCGCACTAATAAAAGCTTCAGACAGAAGTGAAGAAATTAGTCAATATCTAATTGAAAACGGTGCCGATGTTACTCGTAAAGAAGGAAAAGAGTATGATGGATGCTCTGCACTTCACTATGCTGCTCGTAAAGGGTTGCGTAATTTGGTTAAACTACTACTATTAAATGGTGCAAAAGTAGATGAGTTTAGTAACAATAAAGAAACACCTTTTAATGAAGCTATTCATTTTAATCAAATAGAATGTGCTGATATTTTATTAGCAAATGGTGCTAACATCGATAATAGATATGATAGTATGTATCATAAAGATATTGGATCTTTACATTTTGCAATTAATGGCGGGTATGTTTATAGTAAAAATCTGGCAAAATACCTTATAACGAATAATGCAGATGTAATGCTAAAGAATGGCGAAGGAATATCTGTTCTGCATCTTGCTGCACAAGATCAAAATAATGTTTTAACAATCCAATTGCTGAATGCGACTCCCAATATTAATGCTGTCGATGCAAATGGTAAAACCATAATGCATCATGCCGCATTTAACCGAAATATCTCGGTTTTAAAAAAAGTACTCAAAACAAAAGAGATCGATCTAAATATAAAAGATAATGATGGTCATCCTCCTCTATATTATGCAGAAAACGAGAAAAATGCTGCACTTATTATTGCAGCTGGTGCTATTTATGATGATAGTAAAAAAGCATCAGAACTTTTTATGAATCTATATAGTGAATACCTTAACAAAGAAATTATTACTAAAGAATTAATGAAAATTAAATAA
- a CDS encoding DUF58 domain-containing protein: protein MQFLKSLYLSSRVFYILTLISVLFLLSYWFTPIYPIVWLLVWGLIIVFLFDIVVLYNTRNGIYANRILPNKFSNSDFNAVPVRIKSNYKFTTHVEVIDEIPVQFQKRDFLKKGSISPKSILDFEYSLRPVKRGEYVFGNLYVYAMTRIGFAKRRYSFDKAAMVKVYPSFIQMKKYDFLAIDNKLTQIGLKKIRRIGHTMEFEQIKEYVIGDDVRTINWKASAKHGNLMINQFQDEKSQPIYSIIDASRVMKMPFKELSLLDYAVNSTLAFSNIALKKHDKVGMLSFSNTVNDFLPSSGKKTYINTISETLYNVKTQFLDSDYGLLYTHVKRQINHRSLLLLYTNFEHLSSLKRQLPYLRALAKKHVLVVIFFQNTELDHLIQQNAEDLQTIYDQTIAQQFAYDKKVMVKELQKHGIQTVLTTPENLTVNTINKYLEIKARGLL from the coding sequence ATCCAATTTTTAAAATCACTATATCTAAGTTCCAGAGTATTTTATATACTCACGCTAATATCAGTATTGTTTTTATTATCATACTGGTTTACTCCAATATATCCAATTGTCTGGTTATTGGTATGGGGATTAATAATTGTTTTTCTGTTTGATATTGTGGTTTTATATAATACTAGAAATGGAATTTATGCCAATAGGATTTTACCAAATAAATTTTCTAATAGTGATTTTAATGCTGTTCCCGTACGAATAAAAAGTAATTATAAATTTACGACCCATGTAGAGGTTATCGATGAGATCCCGGTGCAATTTCAAAAACGTGATTTCCTTAAAAAAGGAAGTATTTCTCCTAAGTCTATTTTAGATTTTGAATACTCATTACGCCCTGTAAAACGAGGAGAGTATGTTTTTGGAAACCTATATGTGTATGCCATGACCAGAATAGGTTTTGCAAAACGTCGTTATAGTTTTGATAAAGCTGCAATGGTAAAAGTATATCCTTCTTTTATCCAGATGAAAAAGTATGATTTTTTGGCTATTGATAATAAATTAACTCAAATTGGACTTAAAAAAATACGACGTATTGGGCATACGATGGAGTTTGAGCAAATCAAAGAATATGTAATCGGTGATGATGTTCGTACTATTAACTGGAAAGCTTCTGCAAAACACGGTAACTTAATGATTAATCAATTTCAGGATGAAAAATCTCAACCTATATATTCTATCATCGATGCTAGTCGTGTTATGAAAATGCCCTTTAAAGAATTAAGTCTTCTGGATTATGCAGTTAATAGTACACTGGCTTTTTCTAATATTGCCTTAAAAAAACATGATAAAGTCGGGATGCTATCTTTTTCTAATACAGTAAATGATTTTTTGCCGTCTAGCGGAAAAAAAACATACATTAATACGATTTCTGAAACACTTTATAATGTTAAGACTCAATTTCTTGATTCTGATTATGGATTGCTATATACACATGTTAAACGACAAATAAACCACAGAAGTTTACTCTTATTATATACTAATTTTGAACATCTATCATCTTTAAAAAGGCAGCTTCCATATTTACGGGCTTTAGCCAAAAAACATGTATTGGTAGTGATCTTCTTTCAGAATACAGAACTTGATCATCTTATTCAACAAAATGCAGAAGATCTACAAACCATTTATGATCAAACTATTGCACAGCAATTTGCATATGACAAAAAAGTAATGGTAAAAGAGTTACAAAAACATGGGATACAAACGGTATTAACTACCCCAGAAAACCTTACTGTTAACACTATTAATAAATACCTTGAGATCAAAGCCAGGGGGTTATTATAA
- a CDS encoding AAA family ATPase encodes MENEEIKNNTNPEQAPETASQEQNLSFQNRIDLSELQQSVEKLKVELAKVIVGQQDFIELLIVSLLSNGHVLIEGVPGIAKTVTAKLFAKTLKTDFNRIQFTPDLMPSDVLGTSVLNMKTSDFEFKKGPIFSNMVLIDEINRAPAKTQAALFEVMEERQVTIDGIRYPMDPPFMVLATQNPVEQEGTYALPEAQLDRFLFKIKVDYPTFEDEVNILKTHHERKTTKPLEMVDPVITPKQLLEFKAKTQDVIIEEKILGYIAEIVTKTRTHPHLYLGGSPRASIAVMNASKAFAAINGRDFVTPEDIKKSLFPVLRHRLILSPEREMEGMTTENVIEMILQSVEIPR; translated from the coding sequence ATGGAAAACGAAGAAATTAAAAATAACACAAACCCGGAGCAAGCTCCTGAGACAGCCTCTCAAGAGCAAAATCTAAGTTTTCAGAACAGGATAGATCTTAGTGAATTACAACAATCTGTAGAAAAATTAAAGGTAGAACTGGCAAAGGTAATTGTAGGACAGCAGGATTTTATCGAGTTATTAATTGTATCCCTGTTGTCTAATGGTCATGTTTTAATCGAAGGAGTACCTGGAATCGCAAAAACAGTAACTGCCAAACTATTTGCAAAAACATTAAAAACAGATTTTAATCGAATTCAATTCACTCCTGATCTTATGCCAAGTGATGTATTAGGGACTTCTGTACTTAATATGAAAACAAGTGACTTTGAATTTAAAAAAGGGCCTATTTTTTCTAATATGGTTCTTATTGATGAAATTAATCGTGCTCCCGCCAAAACTCAGGCAGCTTTGTTTGAAGTAATGGAAGAAAGGCAAGTAACTATAGATGGTATTCGATATCCTATGGATCCTCCTTTTATGGTATTAGCAACTCAAAACCCAGTAGAACAAGAAGGAACTTATGCTTTACCAGAAGCACAATTAGATCGATTTTTATTTAAAATCAAGGTAGATTACCCTACTTTTGAAGACGAGGTAAATATCTTAAAAACCCATCATGAGAGAAAAACAACAAAGCCTTTAGAGATGGTTGATCCGGTAATTACTCCGAAGCAATTACTAGAATTTAAGGCAAAAACACAAGATGTAATCATCGAAGAAAAAATCCTGGGATATATTGCCGAGATTGTAACCAAAACCAGAACTCATCCGCATTTATATTTAGGAGGTTCTCCACGGGCATCAATTGCTGTTATGAATGCCTCAAAAGCTTTTGCTGCAATTAACGGGAGAGATTTTGTTACCCCAGAGGATATAAAAAAATCTCTTTTCCCTGTGTTACGTCATCGTTTGATCTTATCACCAGAACGTGAAATGGAAGGGATGACAACAGAAAATGTTATAGAAATGATCCTGCAATCTGTAGAAATACCACGTTAG